TCTTTCCCATCTTGCACTTGGCCAGGTCATTGAAATCCGTATACCCAAGTTTTTTTGACTCATCCGTAAATTTGGGGATAATGACTTTCGCACCAACAGCCTTGGCCGCTTTTTGTGCTTTTTCCACGCCCACATTATTTTTCTTGGCGTGATCATTATCAGCACAAATGAACAACTCAGCGGTGGGCATCAATTCCCGGATCTGCTTGGCCACATTTTCCAGGTTGTTTGCATCAAAGCAAACGACCGCCGGAAGGTGACTCACATCATTAAGGGTCTTTCCCGTTGCAAAGCCTTCAGCCAGCAGTATGGGTTTTTGTTCGTCGAGTTCGCCTATGGTATAAGCGTTTCCCGATTTTTTCCCGCCGGTCAGAAACTGCTTTTGCCCATCCTCGCCGATGAACTGTAGGGATTCGATTTTGTTGGTTTTAAGATTCTTGGCAGGGACAATCAGCCGGTTATTTTTATCAACCCGGTATTCTTTGTCGCCATTGATCTTTTTATCTGTAAGGTATGGGTGGGACGTGGTTTTTTCTGCATTGATGTAAATGCCGAACGCTTTTTTAGCTGCTGCAGCATGATCCTCTTCCCGCTCGGCTGCCCGTGCTTGTTTATTTCCTGATGTAATGACTGTTTTGCCGAGTTCCCCTTCATATTTGAAATTGGCTTTTTCCCCGGTTTTATGGTTTTGAATGAACCCCGCAGGCCTGCCGTCGGGATAAAGCGTATATGCCCCGGATTTTTTGCCGCCCTTATCACCATCAACAGGAACACGGTGCAGCTTGCCGTCCGCCTGGGGGCTGTCAATTTTTAGGCCGAGCCTTGAAGCCTGGTCCTGGAATTGCGCGGTTACTTTATTCATATCAAGCTGGATTTCCCGGGCAGGTTCGAGCCATTTTTGAAAAGGAGCTTGGTCGGCGCCTGGCTTAACAAACCAGGATTTTTCCTGTTTATCCCATTTTGCACCTAATGCCTTGGCTTCATCTTTCTCTGAATACGGCACATTGATATACACCCTTTCGCCATCAAGCTCTGTTTGCGAATTTTTAGATAGATGCTGTTTTCGTTCAGGATCACCAAAAGAGGCAGGCTCCTGGGGGGAAGGGGAAGGTTCGGACCTCTCAAAGGAAGGAACGATATTTTTTAGATAGGTTACAATTTCACGCTGGGAATCATCCAGTTCCTTGTTAAAAGCTGATACCGGATCACTTTTATAGTGGTCGGGCATTAAATCATCAAACAAATCGGGATTGCTCATGGCCACAGTTATCTTTTCCGTATACGAAAACAAATCTTTGTGATCTGTACGGTATTGATCGGCTTTGGCCTGTAATCGTTCCGCGTCCTTTTTTACCAAAGGACTTGATTCCTGTGGGATATCCGCTTCTTTTTTTGTTGTTTTACCTTTCTCTAAATCGAGCCCCATCAGGTATTCAGCGATTTTTTCAGCGTCTTTCATTGCGAACCCAAGCTCCTTTGCCCGATCTTCGGGCTTTATGGCTTTGAGCCAGGACGAAACATACGCTTTATTGCTCTCTTTGGATTCGGCAGAATATCCAATGCCGATTTGAGAACACACCAACCAGCTTGATATTTCCGCCCTTAATTCTTCTTTGGCCCTGGAATCCTTATCCGCATAGTCAACGCCCCTGTCCATCATGGATTTATGAGCAGTGGCATGCGCTAATTCATGAAATACTGTTGAATAATATTTTGATTTATCGTCAAACTGTGATTTGTCCGGCGTTTCAATGGAATGGGTTAAAAAATTATAAAAAGCCTTATCAAGCTGGCTGCCGGTGATTTCCACATTGGCAGCGGATATCAGTTTTTCTGCTTTATCTTCCGGTGTCCAGGCAGGCTCTGGATGCTTGTATTCTTCCACACCGTCAATCTGGGTGGCATTAAAAACAGAAAAAGTTTTAAAAACAGGTCTATTGACCTTGGTAATTTTTTCTTCACCGTTTTCGTCGAGGACTGGCTTTCCTTTATCATCAAGCTCTTTTTCCAATCTGGCAGGTGAATAAAAAAATCCTTTGGAAGCTTTTTGCCCTTTTTTGACAAAGCAATTCATATCTTTAGCCTGGTTGAACGTCATCCACCTGGGATCATTGTAACCGCTCATTGCCAGATTAATCAGGTTTACGCCTTTATAATTCTGGTCCGTGGTTAAATTTTTAGGCAGTTCCAGCAATCGGCCTTCTTCCCACGGTTTCTGCCAGGGCGCATCGCATTTTTCAATGGCCTCTAAAACCCTTTTGGAAAAATCATTGAGCTGATCTTGATATTTACTCATAAGTCAGCCTCCTCACTCTCCAATTGTGCTTTCTGCATTCTGGCTAATTCTTCTGCAGAAATTTTGATAAGGCCCAAGGATTCTTCCGCATATTCGGCAACATCCCCCGGGATATCGTCAGAATCAAAATCAAGACGGTCAAGCTGTCTCTTCAGCCAGGCTATGTACTCATCAACGGTCATGTTGCGTTTCATTGCAAAGTATTCAAAATCCATTGTTATTCTCCTTTTTTTCTGTGAACTGGGGCTTGCCGTTATTGTCAAAATACGTTTGTCTGCATTCGGGGAAGCCGGAGCATCCCCACCAATAATTTTTCTTACCTCCTTTGCCTTTTTTCTTTGATTCACGTTTCACAAGCGGTTTGCCGCAGGCCCGGCACTTGTGCTCTGATAATTCTATTTTTTTCTTTGGCGTTAAATCAGGCTTGCCGTTTTTATCGTTGAGGAACACAGGCTTGGCATGCCCATCCTGGTTGAAACATCCCCAATACCAGACCCCTTTTTTACTTTTTTGCCTGCGTAAAGGCCGGCCGCATTCCGGGCAAAGATGGGTGCCCGGCAAAGGCTTTAATTGAAGGGCGAATATTGCTTTGACAAGTTTCGGGACCTGGGTGATTTGATCCGTCATAAATCCGGACAGACTTTCGTTACCGTCAGCGATGGCAGAAAGCCGTGATTCCCATTGTGCCGTTGTTACGGGATCAGTGAGTACTTCAGGGGCCATTTTGACCAGCTGCCGGCCAAGATCAGTGGAAATGATATTCTTTTTCTGAAGTTCGAGCAGCTGCCGGGCTTTTAATGTTTCTATGATCCCGGCCCGGGTCGCTTCAGTTCCGATGCCTTCATTTTCCTTTAAAGTCTTTTTGGCTTCGGGATCTTCGATAAACCTGTGGATATTTGCCATGGCCTCAATGAGTGTACCTTCGGTAAACCTTGCGGGTGGTTTGGTTTTTTGGGATTTGATATCAACCTGGCCTGCGGTTATACCGTCGTCCTGGTGTACCTCCGGCAAAACTTGATCAGCAGTGGTCTCATCCTTTTGTTCCCTGATGAAGGCTGTCCAGCCTGGATTCAATATCGTTCGGCCCGTTGATTTCCAGACAGTATGATTGATGCCGGTCAAAATTTTCTGCGCTTCATATTCCATGGCGGCATAAAACTGGATGCAAAAGCTTTGGGCGATCATACGGTACAGGGCAGATTCATCATCTGACAGGTTGGAAGGCGTTTCACCCGTGGGAATAATGGCATGATGGGCAGTTACTTTTTTCGTGTTGTATGCGGCGCTTTTGATAGCGCTGTCGGAATTTTCTGCAATTTGTTCCATTCCGGGAACGTTGGCCAGGGCTGCAAGCACACTGCCTGCTTCATCAAACTGTTCTTCCGGCAGATACCGGCAATCTGAGCGAGGGTATGTGGTCAGCTTTTTTTCATAAAGGGCCTGAGCCACATCAAGCACTTGTTTTGCTCCCATGCCCAACGTTGACGAGGCCGCTTTTTGTAAAGATGACAGGCAATGGGGTAACGGCGGATTCTTTTTCTTTTTCTCTTTGTGAGCTTCAAGAATTTTGCCCGCCTGGCCGCTTACCTCTTTTTTGATCCGATAGGCTTCATCAGGGCTGATTAAGCGGGCCTGGTCATCCAACCCTTTTTGTGTGTCAAGCGGCTGAAACGTGCCGGTGAATGGTCCTGCTTCATGAAGGATTTCAACATGAAGGGTGAAGTACGGGTGGGGTTTGAAGTTTTCAATAGCAAGATCCCGGTTAACCACCAGGGCCAGGGTCGGGGTCTGAACCCGACCAAGGGATAACACGCCCTGGCTGCCGGCATCACGTCCTTTGAGGGTCATGGCCCGGGTGCAGTTCATGCCTACCAGCCAGTCTGCCTGGGATCTGGCACGAGCTGCATCGCGTAGGCCGATATAGTCTCTATTGTCGGTCATGGAGGCCAGGGCTTTTTTAACTGATTTATCATCCAGGGCTGCAAGCCAG
This window of the uncultured Desulfobacter sp. genome carries:
- a CDS encoding DNA topoisomerase III, with product MKLFIAEKPSLGRAIASGLGDAQKKNGYIECGSNVVTWCFGHLLEMDQPEAYDEKYKAWKKEDLPILPDTFSASVRKDAAAQMKIIGRLLKDAEMVVNAGDPDREGQLLVDEVLEYHDYAGFCERIWLAALDDKSVKKALASMTDNRDYIGLRDAARARSQADWLVGMNCTRAMTLKGRDAGSQGVLSLGRVQTPTLALVVNRDLAIENFKPHPYFTLHVEILHEAGPFTGTFQPLDTQKGLDDQARLISPDEAYRIKKEVSGQAGKILEAHKEKKKKNPPLPHCLSSLQKAASSTLGMGAKQVLDVAQALYEKKLTTYPRSDCRYLPEEQFDEAGSVLAALANVPGMEQIAENSDSAIKSAAYNTKKVTAHHAIIPTGETPSNLSDDESALYRMIAQSFCIQFYAAMEYEAQKILTGINHTVWKSTGRTILNPGWTAFIREQKDETTADQVLPEVHQDDGITAGQVDIKSQKTKPPARFTEGTLIEAMANIHRFIEDPEAKKTLKENEGIGTEATRAGIIETLKARQLLELQKKNIISTDLGRQLVKMAPEVLTDPVTTAQWESRLSAIADGNESLSGFMTDQITQVPKLVKAIFALQLKPLPGTHLCPECGRPLRRQKSKKGVWYWGCFNQDGHAKPVFLNDKNGKPDLTPKKKIELSEHKCRACGKPLVKRESKKKGKGGKKNYWWGCSGFPECRQTYFDNNGKPQFTEKKENNNGF
- a CDS encoding ArdC-like ssDNA-binding domain-containing protein, with the translated sequence MSKYQDQLNDFSKRVLEAIEKCDAPWQKPWEEGRLLELPKNLTTDQNYKGVNLINLAMSGYNDPRWMTFNQAKDMNCFVKKGQKASKGFFYSPARLEKELDDKGKPVLDENGEEKITKVNRPVFKTFSVFNATQIDGVEEYKHPEPAWTPEDKAEKLISAANVEITGSQLDKAFYNFLTHSIETPDKSQFDDKSKYYSTVFHELAHATAHKSMMDRGVDYADKDSRAKEELRAEISSWLVCSQIGIGYSAESKESNKAYVSSWLKAIKPEDRAKELGFAMKDAEKIAEYLMGLDLEKGKTTKKEADIPQESSPLVKKDAERLQAKADQYRTDHKDLFSYTEKITVAMSNPDLFDDLMPDHYKSDPVSAFNKELDDSQREIVTYLKNIVPSFERSEPSPSPQEPASFGDPERKQHLSKNSQTELDGERVYINVPYSEKDEAKALGAKWDKQEKSWFVKPGADQAPFQKWLEPAREIQLDMNKVTAQFQDQASRLGLKIDSPQADGKLHRVPVDGDKGGKKSGAYTLYPDGRPAGFIQNHKTGEKANFKYEGELGKTVITSGNKQARAAEREEDHAAAAKKAFGIYINAEKTTSHPYLTDKKINGDKEYRVDKNNRLIVPAKNLKTNKIESLQFIGEDGQKQFLTGGKKSGNAYTIGELDEQKPILLAEGFATGKTLNDVSHLPAVVCFDANNLENVAKQIRELMPTAELFICADNDHAKKNNVGVEKAQKAAKAVGAKVIIPKFTDESKKLGYTDFNDLAKCKMGKSRVQSQLKSQIKYLSKDKGVGLER